The Desulfovibrio sp. TomC genomic sequence ACTTGTTCGCAGTAGTGATATAAAATGTTGCTGTTTGAAATACCTCCAGAGCTGTTCATCCCACTTGATGATGAATCCATCCGGTATTAACATAACATTGTGTATTTGGTATGAAGTTTCATTGGATCAACCAATATTTGATTAGCTTGTATCTTCAATTTTCTTGGGTTCCCCTTCCGGTGGGGTGGTCCAGGAGGGCTGTGCCCCCCTGGACGCCGGCATCTTCCTCTTCTCTTCCCCCCTACGCGTCCATCCCAGCCGGCTCGCTAAAGCAAATTCTATCTTCGTATTCGCCCTGTTTGCCGACGTTAAAGGCCGATTTGGGGCGGTAGTAGCCCATGACCCGGGTCCAGATTTCGCAGGCCTGTTCGCGGCCTTCAGCGGCGCAGGTGGGGCACGTCACGTGTTCGCCGTCGAGGTAGCCGTGGATGTCGCAGATGGAGAACGTCGGCGTCACGGTGACGTAGGGCAGGGCGAAGCCGGACAGGGCGCGCTGCACGAGCTTTTTGCAGGCCTCGGCGCTGGAGATGCGCTCACCCATGTAGAGGTGGAGCACGGTGCCGCCGGTGTATTTGCGCTGCAACTCTTCCTGGCGGGACAGGGCCTCGAAGGGGTCGTCGGTGAAGCCGACGGGCAGCTGGGAGGAATTGGTGTAGTACGGCTTTTCGGGCGTGCCGGCTTGCAGGATGGCCGGGTAGCGCTTTTTGTCCTCGCGGGCGAAGCGGTAGGTGGTGCCTTCGGCCGGCGTGGCTTCGAGGTTATACAGGTGGCCGGTCTGCTCCTGGAACTCGGTCATGCGGGCGCGCACGTGGTCGAGCAGGCGAACGGCCATGGCGTGGCCGGTCTCGGTGGTCAGGTCGTCGGCACCGCCGGTAAAGTTGCGGATCATTTCATTGATGCCGTTGACGCCGATGGTCGAGAAGTGGTTGCGCAGCGACCCGAGGTAGCGCTTGGTGTAGGGGAACAGCCCGGCGTCCATGCGGCGGGTGATTTCCTTGCGCTTGATCTCAAGGCTGGTGCGGGCAATCTCCAACAGGGCGTCGAGGCGGGCGAGAAGGCCCTGTTCATCGCCGCGATGGGTGAAGCCCAGGCGGGCGCAGTTGATGGTGACCACGCCGACCGAGCCGGTCTGCTCGGCGCTGCCGAACAGGCCGTTGCCGCGCTTCAAGAGTTCGCGCAGATCGAGCTGCAACCGGCAGCACATGGACCGCACCATGTTGGGGGTGAGGTCGGAATTGAGGAAATTCTGGAAGTAGGGCAGCCCGTACTTGGCCGTCATTTCGAACAGGATGTCCACGTTGGGTGATTCCCAGGGGAAATCCTTGGTGATGTTGTAGGTCGGGATGGGGAAGGTGAAGACCCGGCCTTTGGCGTCGCCGGCGGTCATGACCTCGATATAGGCCCGGTTGATCATGTCCATCTCGACTTGCAGGTCGCCGTAGGTGAACGGCATCTCTTGGCCGCCGATGATGGGATGATCCTTGGCCAGATCCTCAGGGCAGGTCCAATCGAAGGTCAGGTTGGTAAAGGGCGTCTGGGTGCCCCAGCGCGAGGGGACGTTCAGGTTGTAGATCAGCTCCTGGATGCACTGACGCACTTCATCGTAGCCGAGATTGTCCTTGCGGATAAAGGGGGCCATGTAGGTGTCAAAGGAGCTAAAGGCCTGGGCGCCGGCCCATTCGTTTTGCAGCGTGCCCAGGAAATTGACGATCTGGCCCACGGCGCTGGAGAGATGCTTGGGCGGCTTGGCTTCGACCTTGCCGGGCACGCCGTTCAAGCCTTCGGTCAGGAGCATGCGCAACGACCAGCCGGCGCAGTAGCCGCACAGCATGTCGAGGTCGTGGATATGGACGTCGCCGTCGCGGTGGGCTGCGCCGACTTCGGGCGGGTAGACGTGGGAGAGCCAGTAGTTGGCCACGACCTTGCCCGAGACGTTTAAGATCAGGCCGCCAAGCGAATAGCCCTGGTTGGCGTTGGCCGAGACGCGCCAATCCTGGCGGTCGAGGTATTCGTTGATGGACGTGGCCACGTCCACCACGGTCTTTTTGTCTTCACGCAGGCGGGCGCGCTGTTCGCGGTAGACGGAGTAGGCGCGCATGGTGCGGAAATGGTTGGCCGAGACCAGGGCTTGTTCCACGATGTCCTGGATGCGCTCGATGTCCGGAATCTGGCCGATGAAGCGGTGGGAAAGGACTTTGACGGCCTGGGCGGTGAGTAACCAGGCTTCGTCCTCGCCGAATTCGCCGGTGGCCGCGCCGGCCCGGCGCACGGCCGAGAGAATTTTGTCCACGTCAAAGGCGACGATCTGCCCGTCGCGTTTGCGGATGCGCGAGGGGACGGCGGCAACGGCCGGCTGATCGGTCCGCAGGGGGCCATTGGCTTGGGCGGTGGTGGGGTGATCAGAAAAAAGGGCCAGATTGCCGTGTTCCATCGGCTCGGACATGCGTGTTCTCCCTGTCGAGGCTATTTGCAAAAAGGGGGGGCGGACGGCAGCCACAGGACGCGCGCGGCGTCATGGCAGGCCGGGCAGCCCTCCCGCGAGGCTCCCTGGTCGGACGCCGGTTGTGATTGCCGGCGGGCATTGGCAGGTCTTCGGACTTGCGAACATGGCGGCCGCATAGGGGCCGGATTTCTACTACCCGCCGCTTCCCGGACCGTGGCGGTCCAGTGCCGTGTTGCGGGGTTCGTTTTCGCTCACCGCTGCGGGGCAGTTCCGGACTTTAACCGGTATTCCCTCTTACGGTTCCGTCCGTCGGCGGGTTGCCGTCGGGCGGACACCAACGCTGCTACGGTATATGGGATTATGAGGGCCTTGTGTCAACGGGCGGAGCGGCAAGTGGGAGAAGGTGATAAAGGGAGGAATAAAAAGGGCTAAGAGCGTTAGGAACAATCCGCCTTTATGGGAATTGTCAGTATATTAAGTATGTTGCCTCTGGTTTTAAGTTTTGCATATTTGGCGGAGGAATTTGTCCCTGCACAGCCGTTGTCCGCCCCCGGCATGGCTTCGCAGCCGCATGCCTCCGGGGACCCTGGGCATCGGTTTTCGGGGGACGGGAGCCGGATGAGGCAGAGCCCTCCCGGATGTCGCCAGGGTTGCCAGAACACTCCCTGACCAGCCCCTTGTGGCCCTGGCCCATGCCCGGTTCGGCGCGCCCGGCCGGATTGCCGCTGCTTCGTGGATCGGCCGGTCGCACCCTAAAGAGCAGCTTCCGTTTCTCGCCACCTTACGGCGCGGGGATGGCGACCTGATCGTCGTCAAACCGGGCGCTCGCCGCCCCGGGATGGCAGGCGACGCAGTTGGCCAGGGAATTGACGCTCTTGCGGGCCAGGACCTCGGTCGAAAGGCTACGATGCTTGTGGAGAATGTAGGGGATGTCGGTGATCCTGGCCGGCGTGGTGCCGCTTAGGCTGTGGGTGATGCGCCGGCCGAGCTTCATGGAGGTCACGTCGGCTGAGTTGGCCAGCAGATAGTCGGACACGACGCTTTTTTCCTGGTCCGACAGGGCCGCTGCACTGCCGAAGTGGTCGTCTAACCGGGAGAGAAGTCGTTCCCAGGACGCACGCGGCAGGAGTTGCGGCGCGTAGGCGAGGTGGCAGCCGCCGCAAGAGGCGACGTAGGCGCTGTTTTCCGTAAAGCCTGCGCTTTGGTCGTCATTGTGGCGCTTGCCGTGCCGCTGCGGCCCATCGTGCGCTTGCCCGTGTCGATAGCCGTTCCCGGAGTGATCGCCGGCCGTGGAGAAGGCTGGCAGCAGGAGCATGGCGGCGACCAAGGCCAGTTGGAGCAGGATGGTTCTGGTTGGCATACGTCTCTCTCCTTGCGAGGTGACAGCGCCGTTTAGACGGGGTGGGCGGGGTTGGCTTGCGTCCCGGCCGGTGTCCCAAACACAGCGTTGAGGACTTTTACGAGCAATTCCCGCAGCGTTTCTTCCACGATCTGCGGGATGGTTTGAGCCGCATAGGCCAGCGCGTCGAGGAGACTCGTGAAGCCCTTGATGCTCGCGTTTTCCTGGAGTTTGGTGGCGGAGGGCCAGAGGGTCAGGATGGCGATTGACCCGTTAAAGACGTAGGCAAAGGCATTTTTTTCAAAAAAAACAGCTGCCTTTGGTTCGATGCAGACGGTGATCTGACGGGGCTTTGGACCCTCGCCTTTAAAGGGCACGACCTTCCCGATGGTGTTGCCTTTGGCCGTGACGGCGTACGAGATATCAGGAGCCCCTTGGGCGAAGTCAATTGTATATAATTTACACGTATCCTGCGCCGCAGCCTGGGTGGCGACCAGGAGACAGGCGATGAGCAGCATTGCAGGGACAGAAACAGGCCAAGTATTTTTCACGATTCCTCCGGAAAATCTTCGCTTAACAGCGAGAACAAGCACAATCCTTACTAGCTTTTCTCTGGTAATGCGCAAGGAAAATGTTGAATTGCCAATGATCATCAATATCATGGGGTGTGGTCGATGGTGATTGCCAGTCTCATCCGGCCGTCTGCGGTGCTTACGCGGCTTCTGCGCCTTTGCTTGCGGGCAAAAAGCCGCTTCGACCAAGGCGTTTGACAAATGCTGCGCAACGGCAT encodes the following:
- a CDS encoding ribonucleoside triphosphate reductase, translated to MSEPMEHGNLALFSDHPTTAQANGPLRTDQPAVAAVPSRIRKRDGQIVAFDVDKILSAVRRAGAATGEFGEDEAWLLTAQAVKVLSHRFIGQIPDIERIQDIVEQALVSANHFRTMRAYSVYREQRARLREDKKTVVDVATSINEYLDRQDWRVSANANQGYSLGGLILNVSGKVVANYWLSHVYPPEVGAAHRDGDVHIHDLDMLCGYCAGWSLRMLLTEGLNGVPGKVEAKPPKHLSSAVGQIVNFLGTLQNEWAGAQAFSSFDTYMAPFIRKDNLGYDEVRQCIQELIYNLNVPSRWGTQTPFTNLTFDWTCPEDLAKDHPIIGGQEMPFTYGDLQVEMDMINRAYIEVMTAGDAKGRVFTFPIPTYNITKDFPWESPNVDILFEMTAKYGLPYFQNFLNSDLTPNMVRSMCCRLQLDLRELLKRGNGLFGSAEQTGSVGVVTINCARLGFTHRGDEQGLLARLDALLEIARTSLEIKRKEITRRMDAGLFPYTKRYLGSLRNHFSTIGVNGINEMIRNFTGGADDLTTETGHAMAVRLLDHVRARMTEFQEQTGHLYNLEATPAEGTTYRFAREDKKRYPAILQAGTPEKPYYTNSSQLPVGFTDDPFEALSRQEELQRKYTGGTVLHLYMGERISSAEACKKLVQRALSGFALPYVTVTPTFSICDIHGYLDGEHVTCPTCAAEGREQACEIWTRVMGYYRPKSAFNVGKQGEYEDRICFSEPAGMDA
- a CDS encoding dihem cytochrome c; the protein is MPTRTILLQLALVAAMLLLPAFSTAGDHSGNGYRHGQAHDGPQRHGKRHNDDQSAGFTENSAYVASCGGCHLAYAPQLLPRASWERLLSRLDDHFGSAAALSDQEKSVVSDYLLANSADVTSMKLGRRITHSLSGTTPARITDIPYILHKHRSLSTEVLARKSVNSLANCVACHPGAASARFDDDQVAIPAP